One window from the genome of Pseudonocardia hierapolitana encodes:
- the dtd gene encoding D-aminoacyl-tRNA deacylase — protein sequence MRAVAARVTRAAVRVDGEVVGEITGPGLLVLLGVHRDDTVAAAPVMARKLHELRVLPGELSCADAGAPLLVVSQFTLYGETRKGRRPSWSAAAPPEQAEPLVEAVVAALRERGAPVATGVFGAMMAVESVNDGPFTVLVEV from the coding sequence GTGAGGGCCGTCGCCGCGCGGGTGACGCGGGCCGCTGTACGGGTGGACGGCGAGGTGGTCGGCGAGATCACCGGCCCCGGCCTGCTCGTGCTGCTCGGCGTGCACCGGGACGACACCGTGGCCGCCGCACCCGTGATGGCCCGCAAGCTGCACGAGCTGCGGGTCCTGCCCGGCGAGTTGTCGTGTGCCGATGCGGGCGCCCCGCTGCTCGTGGTGAGCCAATTCACGCTCTACGGGGAAACCCGCAAGGGCAGGCGCCCGTCGTGGTCGGCAGCCGCCCCGCCGGAACAGGCGGAGCCGCTGGTCGAGGCGGTGGTGGCGGCACTGCGCGAGCGTGGCGCCCCCGTCGCCACGGGCGTGTTCGGCGCCATGATGGCGGTCGAGTCGGTCAACGACGGCCCGTTCACGGTGCTGGTGGAGGTGTAA
- a CDS encoding HhH-GPD-type base excision DNA repair protein, producing MALCLAQDADADALLDRDPLALLIGMLLDQQFPMERAFAGPGLIAQRLGVTELDARELAAYDPEALVQIFRGPPAVHRYPGSMAARVQALAAAIVEHYDGDASRIWSGVDDGRELFRRLNELPGFGTQKAQIFTALLGKQRGVTPAGWREAAGGYGEEGVHRSVADVVDAASLAQVREYKQAKKAAAKAGG from the coding sequence GTGGCCCTCTGTCTCGCCCAGGACGCCGACGCCGACGCGCTGCTCGACCGCGACCCACTCGCACTGCTGATCGGCATGCTGCTGGACCAGCAGTTCCCCATGGAGCGGGCGTTCGCGGGCCCGGGCCTGATCGCCCAGCGGCTCGGCGTCACCGAGCTCGACGCCCGCGAGCTCGCCGCGTACGACCCGGAGGCGCTCGTCCAGATCTTCCGCGGCCCGCCCGCCGTGCACCGCTACCCGGGTTCGATGGCCGCACGGGTGCAGGCGCTCGCCGCCGCGATCGTCGAGCACTACGACGGCGACGCCTCCCGGATCTGGAGCGGCGTCGACGACGGTCGCGAGCTGTTCCGCCGGCTCAACGAGCTCCCCGGCTTCGGCACGCAGAAGGCGCAGATCTTCACCGCCCTGCTGGGCAAGCAGCGTGGCGTCACGCCTGCGGGATGGCGGGAGGCCGCGGGCGGATACGGCGAGGAGGGCGTGCACCGCTCGGTGGCCGACGTCGTCGACGCCGCGTCCCTCGCCCAGGTCCGCGAGTACAAGCAGGCCAAGAAGGCTGCCGCGAAGGCGGGAGGCTGA
- a CDS encoding carbohydrate kinase family protein: MTPPRIVVVGDVAVDVLVEPRSPAVPGADVPARIRMRAGGAGANTAAWLAHLGADVTLVARVGDDPAGRTAVDDLRAAGVRLAATIDRDDPTCTVVVLLTDGDRTMLSDRGAARRLAPADLPSFEEADHLHLSGYVLVDPASRAAARAALAQARAAGVSTSVDPQVAPALGPAFLDDVRGVDLLLPNAAELAALGGVDELRDVVGAVAATDGPRTARWTDRRGTWTAEPPHADVVDPTGAGDAFDAGVLVAWLGGSAPAAALEAGCAAGAAAVGRLGARPVSSPTPSPARRRC; this comes from the coding sequence ATGACGCCACCTCGGATCGTGGTGGTGGGCGACGTCGCGGTCGACGTCCTCGTCGAACCCCGCTCGCCCGCCGTCCCGGGGGCGGACGTGCCCGCCCGGATCCGCATGCGCGCGGGCGGGGCTGGTGCCAACACCGCCGCGTGGCTCGCCCATCTCGGTGCGGACGTCACGCTCGTCGCGCGGGTCGGTGACGACCCGGCCGGGCGCACCGCCGTCGACGACCTGCGAGCGGCCGGCGTGCGCCTCGCCGCCACGATCGACCGCGACGACCCGACCTGCACGGTGGTCGTGCTGCTCACCGACGGCGACCGCACGATGCTCTCCGACCGCGGCGCCGCCCGCCGGCTCGCGCCCGCCGACCTGCCGTCCTTCGAGGAGGCCGACCATCTCCATCTGTCGGGCTACGTCCTCGTCGACCCGGCGTCCCGGGCGGCGGCCCGGGCGGCCCTCGCGCAGGCCCGGGCCGCCGGGGTGAGCACATCCGTCGACCCGCAGGTCGCGCCCGCACTCGGGCCCGCGTTCCTCGACGACGTGCGCGGCGTCGACCTGCTGCTGCCCAACGCGGCGGAGCTGGCCGCGCTCGGGGGCGTCGACGAGCTGCGCGACGTGGTCGGGGCGGTCGCGGCGACGGACGGGCCGCGGACCGCACGGTGGACCGACCGCCGCGGGACGTGGACCGCGGAGCCACCGCACGCCGACGTGGTGGACCCGACGGGGGCGGGAGACGCCTTCGACGCGGGGGTGCTCGTCGCGTGGCTCGGCGGGTCGGCCCCGGCGGCCGCCCTGGAAGCGGGCTGTGCAGCGGGCGCGGCGGCGGTGGGACGGCTGGGCGCGCGGCCCGTCAGCAGCCCAACGCCGTCGCCAGCTCGTCGACGCTGCTGA
- a CDS encoding DUF7059 domain-containing protein: MLPHLSPGAASALRTALLRARYTTDGVRELLGPSAHAALGRGEIEPAFRASRDGGELGVLVRLLLLGVSEPEPAVVAALAPLAPADAVAAGLLTPSDGGWRAALDLRPYGDEDGDWWVLSDLDARRQERDHVTGVGGASLTLAAATVRRPVGSLLDLGTGCGVQALHASRHARAMTATDVAPRALAMAGATFALNAPALRGIDVELLDGPWLEPVAGRRFDQIVSNPPFVPGPARVDYVYRDSGQDGDAALAALLRALPGHLEPGGVAQLLGSWLHVRGEDWPDRVRSWLPPGVDAWIVQREVSDPALHVGTWQRDAGLDLTSPEVRAQAGAWLDWMERERVEAVGFGFLTLRRTDGEPTVVFEDLLGDVADPLGPETAGWLDRVDWLRAHARDDALLAAPLTVAPSVVLETYAEPGAEGWTEVGAAVARSDGPRWRHEVDGPAAALLAGCQGALALGELVELLAVAHDRPADELVAATLPAVREFVRHGVLVPA; this comes from the coding sequence GTGCTTCCCCATCTCTCCCCCGGCGCCGCGTCGGCGCTGCGCACGGCGCTCCTGCGCGCCCGCTACACCACGGACGGCGTGCGCGAGCTGCTCGGCCCGTCCGCGCACGCCGCACTCGGGCGCGGCGAGATCGAGCCCGCCTTCCGCGCCAGCCGCGACGGCGGGGAGCTCGGCGTGCTCGTGCGGCTGCTGCTGCTCGGCGTCAGCGAGCCGGAACCGGCCGTCGTGGCCGCGCTCGCCCCGCTCGCGCCCGCCGATGCGGTGGCGGCGGGCCTGCTCACGCCGTCGGATGGCGGCTGGCGGGCGGCGCTGGACCTTCGCCCGTACGGCGACGAGGACGGCGACTGGTGGGTGCTGTCCGACCTCGACGCCCGCCGGCAGGAGCGCGACCACGTCACCGGGGTGGGCGGCGCGTCACTGACGCTCGCCGCCGCCACGGTCCGGCGTCCGGTCGGCTCGCTGCTCGACCTCGGCACCGGCTGCGGCGTGCAGGCCCTGCACGCGAGCCGGCACGCCCGGGCCATGACGGCCACGGACGTTGCGCCGCGGGCGCTCGCGATGGCCGGTGCGACGTTCGCGCTGAACGCACCCGCTCTTCGCGGAATCGACGTCGAGCTGCTCGACGGGCCGTGGCTGGAGCCGGTGGCCGGCCGCCGGTTCGACCAGATCGTCTCCAACCCGCCGTTCGTGCCGGGGCCCGCACGCGTGGACTACGTCTACCGCGACTCGGGACAGGACGGTGACGCGGCGCTCGCGGCGCTGCTGCGCGCCCTGCCCGGCCACCTGGAACCCGGCGGTGTGGCGCAGCTGCTCGGCTCGTGGCTGCACGTGCGCGGCGAGGACTGGCCCGACCGCGTGCGGTCCTGGCTGCCGCCGGGCGTCGACGCGTGGATCGTGCAGCGCGAGGTGTCCGATCCGGCGCTGCACGTCGGGACGTGGCAGCGCGACGCAGGCCTCGACCTCACCTCACCGGAGGTACGCGCCCAGGCGGGCGCGTGGCTGGACTGGATGGAGCGCGAGCGCGTCGAGGCCGTCGGGTTCGGGTTCCTCACCCTCCGGCGAACGGACGGGGAACCGACCGTCGTGTTCGAGGACCTGCTCGGGGACGTCGCCGACCCGCTGGGCCCGGAGACCGCGGGCTGGCTGGACCGCGTCGACTGGCTGCGCGCCCACGCCCGCGACGACGCGCTGCTCGCCGCGCCGCTGACGGTGGCGCCGTCGGTGGTGCTGGAGACCTACGCCGAGCCCGGCGCAGAGGGGTGGACCGAGGTCGGTGCCGCCGTCGCCCGGTCGGACGGCCCGCGCTGGCGCCACGAGGTCGACGGCCCCGCCGCCGCGCTGCTGGCCGGTTGCCAGGGCGCGCTCGCGCTCGGGGAGCTCGTGGAGCTGCTCGCCGTCGCGCACGACCGGCCGGCCGACGAGCTGGTGGCCGCGACGCTGCCGGCCGTGCGCGAGTTCGTCCGGCACGGCGTGCTGGTGCCGGCGTGA
- a CDS encoding MFS transporter gives MRLQLPPMFRALRHRNYRLWAASDLVSSTGTWMQVLGLNWLVLESTGSATAVGLTILFQAVPMLVLGSWSGALADRLPLRPMVLATQSLHLLLAATLGVIALTGASTTSIYAIAVLTGLVSALDGPPMGKLAAQVVGPADLGNALALGSIFNSTGRILGMSLGGVLAGLGGAALLFGVNALSFLAVIAAVLAIRPNTLHPMEVSPPQRSGMLAGFRYLRGESRLLVLFALGFVLSSVGRNYQVTMAAMSTGPLQAGAAGFGLLSTVFAVGTVIGGLLAAQCRELGVRVLLGAALVTSALQFVSGLSAGLLLFAAVILPIAAGAVVIDTAMGTRVQLDSADDMRGRVLAAQSSVSAAAGALGGPLVGWMSETMGVATALQVSGVVALLATVAALAALVRIRDARRSARPAPVTPRESGDEPVPALT, from the coding sequence TTGCGGCTGCAACTGCCGCCGATGTTCCGCGCACTCCGTCACCGCAACTACCGGTTGTGGGCGGCATCGGACCTCGTCTCCTCCACCGGCACCTGGATGCAGGTGCTCGGACTGAACTGGCTGGTCCTCGAGTCCACGGGCTCGGCGACCGCGGTCGGTCTCACGATCCTGTTCCAGGCCGTGCCGATGCTGGTGCTCGGCTCGTGGTCGGGTGCACTGGCCGACCGGCTGCCGCTGCGGCCGATGGTCCTCGCCACCCAGAGCCTGCACCTGCTGCTGGCGGCGACGCTCGGCGTGATCGCCCTGACCGGCGCGTCCACCACCTCGATCTACGCCATCGCCGTCCTGACCGGTCTCGTCTCGGCGCTGGACGGGCCGCCGATGGGCAAGCTCGCGGCCCAGGTCGTCGGACCTGCCGACCTGGGCAACGCGCTCGCCCTCGGCAGCATCTTCAACTCGACGGGCCGCATCCTCGGCATGAGCCTCGGCGGCGTGCTCGCCGGCCTCGGCGGCGCGGCGCTCCTCTTCGGCGTGAACGCCCTCAGCTTCCTCGCCGTGATCGCCGCCGTACTCGCCATCCGTCCGAACACCCTGCACCCGATGGAGGTCAGTCCACCGCAGCGCAGCGGGATGCTGGCCGGTTTCCGCTACCTGCGGGGCGAGAGCAGGCTGCTGGTGCTGTTCGCACTCGGTTTCGTCCTCTCCAGCGTCGGCCGCAACTACCAGGTGACGATGGCCGCGATGAGCACCGGCCCGCTGCAGGCCGGGGCGGCCGGGTTCGGCCTGCTGTCCACGGTGTTCGCGGTGGGTACCGTCATCGGCGGGCTGCTCGCCGCCCAGTGCCGCGAGCTGGGTGTCCGCGTGCTGCTGGGCGCCGCCCTCGTCACGAGCGCGTTGCAGTTCGTCAGCGGGCTGTCGGCAGGCCTGCTGCTGTTCGCCGCGGTCATCCTGCCGATCGCGGCGGGCGCGGTGGTCATCGACACCGCGATGGGCACGCGGGTGCAGCTCGACAGCGCCGACGACATGCGTGGGCGCGTGCTGGCGGCGCAGAGCAGCGTGTCGGCGGCCGCCGGGGCGCTCGGTGGCCCGCTGGTGGGCTGGATGTCGGAGACCATGGGCGTGGCGACGGCGCTCCAGGTGTCCGGAGTCGTCGCGCTGCTGGCCACCGTCGCGGCACTCGCCGCACTCGTCAGGATCCGCGATGCGCGGCGATCGGCACGGCCCGCGCCGGTCACGCCGCGGGAGAGCGGCGACGAGCCCGTGCCCGCGCTCACCTGA
- a CDS encoding flavin reductase family protein: MGVPAGPVSPAVMREVLGHFVSGIVVVTAATPAGPLGFTCQSFASLSLDPPLVSFAAARTSTTWPRIREADTFCVNVLAADHQELSAGFARSAGDGVDKFAGVLWRPSPSGAPVLDGVSAWIDCTLWNEYDGGDHTIAVGRVQDLGATPDRLPLLYYRGRYGVTADPPHTERTVQ, encoded by the coding sequence ATGGGTGTTCCCGCCGGACCCGTCTCCCCCGCCGTCATGCGGGAGGTGCTCGGCCACTTCGTGTCCGGGATCGTGGTCGTCACCGCGGCCACCCCCGCCGGCCCGCTCGGCTTCACCTGCCAGTCGTTCGCCTCGCTGTCGCTGGACCCGCCGCTGGTCAGCTTCGCCGCGGCCCGCACGTCCACCACCTGGCCGCGGATCCGCGAGGCCGACACGTTCTGCGTCAACGTGCTGGCCGCCGACCACCAGGAGCTCTCCGCCGGCTTCGCCCGCTCCGCGGGAGACGGCGTCGACAAATTCGCCGGTGTCCTCTGGCGCCCGAGCCCGTCCGGCGCACCGGTGCTCGACGGCGTGAGCGCCTGGATCGACTGCACCCTCTGGAACGAGTACGACGGCGGCGACCACACCATCGCGGTCGGCCGGGTCCAGGACCTCGGCGCCACCCCCGACCGGCTCCCCCTGCTCTACTACCGCGGCCGCTACGGCGTCACCGCCGATCCCCCGCACACCGAGCGAACTGTGCAGTGA
- a CDS encoding ArsR/SmtB family transcription factor, whose translation MIDPDQVCDAAAVLADAAQLQHSAAVLDALGDVNRLSILLALHHAGDLCVSDLAFAVGMSDSAVSHALRLLRAHGMVSAHRQGRLVRYRVTGGLTTRLLDVVSEGVVGDVVLHAHGDAHR comes from the coding sequence GTGATCGATCCCGACCAGGTGTGCGACGCCGCGGCCGTCCTGGCCGACGCCGCGCAGCTCCAGCACTCGGCTGCGGTGCTCGACGCGCTGGGTGACGTCAACCGGCTCAGCATCCTGCTCGCGCTGCACCACGCGGGCGACCTGTGCGTCTCCGACCTCGCGTTCGCCGTCGGCATGAGCGACAGCGCCGTGTCGCACGCGCTGCGGCTGCTGCGTGCGCACGGGATGGTCAGCGCCCACCGGCAGGGCAGGCTCGTGCGCTACCGGGTCACCGGCGGGCTCACCACCCGGCTTCTGGACGTGGTGTCCGAGGGCGTCGTCGGCGACGTCGTGCTGCATGCCCACGGAGACGCCCACCGCTAG
- a CDS encoding ArsR/SmtB family transcription factor encodes MTGEAELARIGSLLADRTRVAMVLALLSGRPMSASALADAAGASASLASAHLRKLVDGGLLVVEPAGRQRLFRLANAVADAVEALLLLAPPERVTSLRAAVRGQNLRRARMCYDHLAGTMGVALAEALADRGVLVPDAHGYTLTPAAPAVLAQIGVRIERLEHRRRPLARACMDWSERRHHLAGSLGAAVTSRLIELDWLRLSEASRVVRMTAQGQRGLGDWLQVDLAGAS; translated from the coding sequence GTGACGGGAGAGGCCGAACTGGCGCGGATCGGGTCGCTGCTCGCCGACCGGACGCGCGTCGCGATGGTGCTGGCGCTGCTCAGCGGCCGCCCGATGTCGGCGTCCGCACTGGCCGACGCCGCGGGGGCGTCCGCGTCGCTCGCGAGCGCGCACCTGCGCAAGCTCGTCGACGGCGGGCTGCTCGTCGTCGAGCCGGCCGGCCGGCAGCGGCTGTTCCGACTGGCGAACGCGGTGGCGGACGCCGTCGAAGCGCTGCTGCTGCTCGCGCCGCCGGAACGGGTGACATCGCTGCGGGCGGCCGTCCGCGGGCAGAACCTGCGCCGGGCCCGGATGTGCTACGACCACCTGGCGGGCACGATGGGCGTCGCCCTCGCCGAGGCGCTGGCCGACCGCGGCGTGCTCGTCCCGGACGCTCACGGCTACACCCTCACCCCGGCGGCCCCGGCCGTGCTGGCACAGATCGGCGTACGGATCGAGCGGCTCGAACACCGGCGCCGCCCGCTGGCCCGCGCCTGCATGGACTGGAGCGAGCGCCGCCACCACCTGGCGGGCAGCCTCGGCGCGGCGGTCACGAGCCGGCTGATCGAGCTGGACTGGCTGCGCCTGTCCGAGGCGAGCCGGGTGGTGCGCATGACGGCGCAGGGTCAGCGGGGCCTCGGCGACTGGTTGCAGGTCGACCTGGCGGGTGCGTCGTGA
- a CDS encoding sigma-70 family RNA polymerase sigma factor has protein sequence MTAPTINGPKTARPAIPGQRTDSDPLETTSGDRSEEIAPELSAEDLDAQSPAADLVRVYLNGIGKTALLTAAQEVELAKRIEAGVFAQHVLDEAATGDLDKQYAADLRAIVRDGRRARNHLLEANLRLVVSLAKRYTGRGMPLLDLIQEGNLGLIRAVEKFDYTKGFKFSTYATWWIRQAITRGMADQARTIRLPVHLVEQVNKLARIKRDLHQKLGRDATHEELAAESGIDEGKIADLLDHARDPVSLDMPVGSEEEAPLGDFIEDGEATDAETTVISHLLHDDLRRVLATLEEREQQVIRMRYGLDDGQPRTLDQIGRRFGLSRERVRQIEREVMAKLRIGERADRLRAYAS, from the coding sequence ATGACAGCGCCCACGATCAACGGGCCGAAGACCGCCCGGCCCGCCATCCCGGGCCAGCGTACCGACTCCGACCCGCTGGAGACCACCTCTGGCGACCGTTCCGAGGAAATCGCCCCCGAGCTCTCCGCTGAGGACCTCGACGCCCAGAGCCCCGCGGCCGACCTGGTCCGCGTCTACCTCAACGGCATCGGCAAGACCGCGCTGCTCACGGCGGCGCAGGAGGTCGAGCTGGCCAAGCGGATCGAGGCCGGCGTGTTCGCCCAGCACGTGCTGGACGAGGCCGCGACCGGCGATCTCGACAAGCAGTACGCCGCCGACCTGCGGGCGATCGTCCGCGACGGCCGGCGGGCCCGTAACCACCTGCTCGAGGCCAACCTGCGCCTCGTCGTGTCGCTGGCCAAGCGCTACACCGGCCGTGGCATGCCGCTGCTGGACCTGATCCAGGAGGGCAACCTCGGCCTGATCCGCGCGGTCGAGAAGTTCGACTACACCAAGGGCTTCAAGTTCTCGACCTACGCCACCTGGTGGATCCGCCAGGCGATCACGCGCGGCATGGCTGACCAAGCCCGCACCATCCGCCTGCCCGTCCACCTCGTGGAGCAGGTCAACAAGCTGGCCCGGATCAAGCGCGACCTGCACCAGAAGCTCGGCCGCGACGCCACCCACGAGGAGCTCGCCGCGGAGTCGGGCATCGACGAGGGGAAGATCGCCGACCTGCTCGACCACGCCCGCGACCCGGTGAGCCTCGACATGCCGGTCGGGTCCGAGGAGGAGGCGCCGCTCGGCGACTTCATCGAGGACGGCGAGGCCACCGACGCCGAGACCACGGTGATCTCGCACCTGCTGCACGACGACCTCCGTCGCGTGCTCGCCACCCTCGAGGAGCGCGAGCAGCAGGTCATCCGGATGCGCTACGGCCTCGACGACGGCCAGCCCCGCACGCTCGACCAGATCGGCCGCCGCTTCGGGCTCTCCCGGGAGCGCGTGCGCCAGATCGAGCGCGAGGTCATGGCCAAGCTGCGGATCGGCGAGCGCGCCGACCGGCTGCGGGCCTACGCCAGCTGA
- a CDS encoding energy-coupling factor ABC transporter permease, which produces MHIAEGYLPPLHALAWTAVAAPFVVHGARAVVRQVREEPETRLLLGAAGAFTFVLSALKLPSVTGSSSHPTGTGLGAILFRPPVMALLGTIVLTFQALLLAHGGITTLGANAFSMAVVGPWVAYAVYALVRRIGGGLSVAVFLAAALADLATYCTTAVQLALAHSDAASGVAGALAEFLAIFAVTQIPLAVSEGLLTVLVVRLLTRVSPAELARLGVRPARQEV; this is translated from the coding sequence GTGCACATCGCCGAGGGGTACCTGCCGCCGTTGCACGCCCTGGCCTGGACGGCCGTGGCTGCCCCGTTCGTCGTGCACGGGGCGCGCGCCGTGGTCCGGCAGGTCCGTGAGGAGCCCGAGACCCGGTTGCTGCTCGGTGCGGCCGGTGCGTTCACGTTCGTGCTCTCGGCGCTGAAGCTCCCGTCCGTCACGGGTTCCAGCTCGCATCCGACGGGCACGGGTCTCGGCGCGATCCTGTTCCGACCACCCGTGATGGCGCTGCTCGGCACGATCGTGCTGACCTTCCAGGCGCTGCTGCTCGCCCACGGCGGGATCACCACCCTCGGCGCCAACGCCTTCTCGATGGCGGTGGTCGGGCCGTGGGTCGCCTACGCCGTGTACGCGCTGGTCCGGCGCATCGGCGGCGGGCTCTCGGTCGCGGTGTTCCTCGCCGCGGCGCTGGCCGACCTCGCCACCTACTGCACCACCGCAGTCCAGCTCGCCCTCGCCCATTCGGACGCCGCGTCCGGCGTGGCGGGCGCGCTCGCCGAGTTCCTCGCGATCTTCGCCGTCACGCAGATCCCGCTCGCCGTGAGCGAGGGCCTGCTGACCGTGCTGGTCGTGCGCCTGCTCACCCGCGTCAGCCCGGCAGAGCTCGCCCGGCTCGGCGTCCGACCGGCCCGCCAGGAGGTCTGA
- a CDS encoding energy-coupling factor ABC transporter substrate-binding protein yields the protein MSRFSLVNWLLVLGVVLLAAVPIVIGSDTEFAGADGVAVERIDETDYRPWFAPLFEPSAETASGLFALQAAIGGGVLGYVFGVARTRRRNARRPADPPA from the coding sequence GTGTCCCGGTTCAGCCTGGTCAACTGGTTGCTCGTGCTGGGTGTCGTGCTGCTCGCGGCGGTGCCGATCGTCATCGGCAGCGACACCGAGTTCGCCGGCGCCGACGGAGTGGCCGTCGAGCGCATCGACGAGACCGACTACCGGCCGTGGTTCGCCCCGCTGTTCGAGCCGTCGGCGGAGACGGCGTCCGGCCTGTTCGCGCTGCAGGCGGCGATCGGCGGGGGCGTGCTCGGCTACGTGTTCGGGGTGGCGCGCACCCGCCGCCGGAACGCGCGGCGGCCGGCCGACCCCCCGGCCTGA
- a CDS encoding DUF3099 domain-containing protein — MADPQRAADPVLITDAALSYEEELAVRKRRYKIMMGMRIPFMVLAAAFYEIPWLAVTLLVLSIPLPWVAVLVANDRLPKKTEKTNSYRPDRRQIEQREHPVIDGQGH; from the coding sequence GTGGCAGATCCGCAGCGCGCAGCCGACCCGGTGCTCATCACCGACGCGGCTCTCTCCTACGAGGAGGAGCTCGCCGTCCGGAAGCGCCGCTACAAGATCATGATGGGGATGCGGATCCCGTTCATGGTCCTCGCCGCCGCCTTCTACGAGATCCCGTGGCTCGCGGTCACCCTGCTCGTGCTGTCGATCCCGCTCCCGTGGGTGGCCGTGCTCGTCGCCAACGACCGGCTGCCGAAGAAGACGGAGAAGACCAACAGCTACCGGCCCGACCGGCGCCAGATCGAGCAGCGCGAGCACCCCGTCATCGACGGCCAGGGGCACTAG
- a CDS encoding energy-coupling factor ABC transporter ATP-binding protein yields MTPPVLEARGLHFGYEPGRPVLTGADLELHAGRRVAVLGPNGGGKTTLFRLLAGALVPDAGEVLLDGVPVRHTRAGRTALRTQVQLVLQDPDDQLFAATVAQDVSFGPVNMGLDDAAVHARVDAALAALDLTALADRPPHLLSFGQKKRVAIAGAVAMAPRLLVLDEPTAGLDPAGVEALLDTLAALEVGGTTPVLSTHDVDLAHRWAADVAVVADGWVRTGPVDDLLGDPELLRSARLGPAWAPGVHRLLRAAGSDARPRSAAELHALLAGQMAKRAPG; encoded by the coding sequence GTGACACCCCCGGTCCTCGAGGCCCGCGGCCTGCACTTCGGCTACGAGCCCGGCCGTCCCGTCCTCACCGGCGCCGACCTCGAGCTGCACGCGGGTCGGCGCGTCGCGGTCCTCGGCCCGAACGGCGGGGGCAAGACCACGCTCTTCCGGCTGCTCGCCGGGGCGCTCGTGCCGGACGCGGGCGAGGTGCTGCTCGACGGTGTTCCGGTGCGGCACACCCGGGCCGGCCGGACCGCGCTGCGCACGCAGGTGCAGCTCGTGCTGCAGGACCCCGACGACCAGCTCTTCGCCGCCACCGTGGCCCAGGACGTGTCGTTCGGGCCCGTCAACATGGGTCTGGACGACGCCGCGGTGCACGCGCGCGTGGACGCCGCCCTCGCCGCGCTCGACCTCACCGCCCTTGCGGACCGGCCCCCGCACCTGCTCTCGTTCGGGCAGAAGAAGCGGGTGGCGATCGCGGGCGCCGTCGCGATGGCGCCCCGGCTCCTGGTGCTCGACGAACCGACGGCGGGCCTCGACCCCGCGGGCGTCGAGGCGCTGCTGGACACCCTCGCCGCGCTCGAGGTGGGCGGTACGACGCCGGTGCTCTCCACCCATGACGTCGACCTCGCCCACCGCTGGGCCGCCGACGTCGCCGTGGTCGCGGACGGGTGGGTGCGGACCGGCCCGGTGGACGACCTGCTCGGCGACCCGGAGCTGCTGCGGAGCGCGCGGCTCGGGCCCGCCTGGGCGCCGGGCGTGCACCGGCTGTTGCGCGCCGCGGGATCGGACGCCCGCCCCCGCAGCGCCGCCGAGCTGCACGCCCTGCTCGCCGGGCAGATGGCGAAACGGGCACCCGGGTAA
- the cbiQ gene encoding cobalt ECF transporter T component CbiQ: MPALDALACTGPWRHRHPGEKAALAFGLLCCAVALPPWPGALVVGVAALALLLGPAGLGPRRLVRAVRGPLVFVVVGALPLLFSVGGPTLVRLDPAGAGAALALAGRATAALLCLLLFAATTPVADALPRLVRLGVPPAVVDVAGLVYRLLFLLLDRIAAVRAAQAGRLGFRDVRTTFRSVAGQAGAVFVSAFDRARRMEHGLALRGEPGSLRVMLPPQRLSRRFLAGTGLLLAAVVTVSLVLA; encoded by the coding sequence ATGCCCGCGCTCGACGCGCTGGCCTGCACCGGGCCGTGGCGCCACCGGCACCCGGGGGAGAAGGCGGCGCTCGCGTTCGGCCTGCTCTGCTGCGCCGTCGCGTTGCCGCCGTGGCCGGGTGCCCTCGTCGTCGGGGTGGCGGCGCTGGCGCTGTTGCTCGGCCCGGCGGGCCTCGGGCCGCGCCGGCTGGTGCGGGCCGTGCGGGGCCCGCTGGTGTTCGTCGTGGTGGGCGCGTTGCCGTTGCTGTTCTCGGTGGGCGGCCCGACGCTCGTGCGGCTCGATCCCGCCGGCGCGGGCGCGGCGCTCGCGCTCGCAGGCCGCGCCACCGCCGCGCTGCTGTGCCTGCTGCTCTTCGCGGCCACCACCCCGGTCGCCGACGCCCTGCCCCGGCTGGTCCGGCTCGGGGTGCCGCCGGCCGTCGTCGACGTGGCGGGGCTGGTCTACCGGCTGCTGTTCCTGCTCCTCGACCGGATCGCCGCGGTGCGCGCCGCGCAGGCGGGGCGGCTCGGGTTCCGCGACGTGCGCACCACGTTCCGATCGGTTGCCGGGCAGGCGGGAGCGGTGTTCGTGAGCGCGTTCGACCGCGCACGGCGGATGGAACACGGCCTCGCCCTGCGCGGCGAGCCGGGGTCGTTGCGGGTGATGCTGCCCCCACAGCGGCTCTCGCGACGGTTCCTCGCGGGAACCGGGCTGCTGCTCGCGGCGGTCGTCACCGTCTCGCTGGTGCTCGCGTGA